CAATGAAGTAGAACAACCAACGAAGCGTGTTGCGCTCCATGAGTCAAACATATCTAGGTACCACCAAGAGTTCCATGAACTCGAACTAATCGGCATCGGGGAGTTTGGTTCTGTATACAAATGTATCAATAGACTAGATGGTTGCATCTATGCAGTAAAGAAGAGTATTAAACCTGTAGCTGGAAGTGTTAACGAAAAGAATGCTCTGAACGAAGTATACGCGCATGCCGTACTTGGCAAGCATCAGCACGTAGTGCGCTACTATTCTGCATGGGCTGAAGATAACCACATGATTATTCAAAACGAGTACTGCAACGGCGGGAGTTTGGCTGATGCCATTTCCAACCTTCCGGCAGATAAGAGGCACTTGTCGGAAGCTGAAATGCGCCAACTTTTGTTGCATGTTGCAGAAGGCCTCAGATATATACATTCTATGCAATTAGTTCACATGGATATCAAGcctggaaatatttttatttcaaaagaaaaaaggctACATGCCGTTAACTATGATTCTGCTGATGACGGGTTTGATGAGGAAGAGACCGTCGAAGAAGAAATAACTTATAAAATTGGAGATCTGGGTCACGTCACTTCGATTAGTAACCCTCAAGTTGAAGAAGGCGACTGCAGATATCTTCCAGCAGAGATTCTTCATGAAGACTTTACTCATTTACCTAAGGCTGATATTTTTGCATTGGGTTTAACAGTTTATGAAGCTGGAGGCGGGGGTGCTTTACCTAAAAACGGTCCTGATTGGCATGAAATTAGGAATGGAAACCTCAAGGAGCTACCACATTATAGTAGAGATCTTAACGAATTATTAAAGGTAATTAAACATTCTTACTTTTAGATTGAACCGTGTGTAAAATGATTGACTGAATTGCAAATTGGACATTTGCAAGACTCCGATATTATGCTcgattttccaatattttctcaaattatttttttttttttttggtaaatattcatttattcatttatcattTATCAATACATTTACACTCCACCTTATCTCCTACGTGTAAAATTATAGCGATaaacaataaacaataataCTTCAGGTTATGGTGACTTCTTTGTCCCCACCTGCTATCACTCAAAGTGGGATCCAGCCCACCTGAGTATAATATCCTGACTACACCTTACCCACTGAGGCACTTTTGTGCCTGAGTGTGGATGTCCGTGACATTTTTATAACCGTATTTTGGTAGAATTTTCGCGCGAGTAACTTATGCTTTACCTCATACTATGTTCGCTTCCCTATTTCATCTTATCTGATTTCACTTTTCTTGATACactcttatttttattgtatgtCTTCGAATATCGCACGTATTCTATGTGTGCCCATATCTATAATAGTTTTTTCCACTAATTCTTTATAGCTGTTATTGACTGATTGGTATATTGCAACTCTGTCTTCGCAATCCattgaatttaatattttcggAGCCAGGTATACGTGGCTCCTCCTCCCGGTTGTCGTTCTAATATTTGGCATTATTACATCCCTCTGGGCTTCTGGTCACAGGTTTCGGGCCCCTGTCACTTGCTCATAGAGTCGCTTTTTCACATAGAAATTTACCACAACCATGCAATACATTTGTCTTACATCAAGAGCCCGAGTTTCGTTGCAAGTTACAAAATAGTAGTTGCaaaattacattatttatcatacgctgttttcaatttaaaatttcctTTCACACTTGTCTGTGAAAATACACcgttttcattttaatctGACTGTAGTACATTATTTCATTGTATCAGAGTGAAGATCGTATGTTTTTGTATACCATAACACtgtatcaattttattctctaGTTGATGATTCATCCGAAACCAGAGATGCGGCCATCTGCAGTATCTTTAATTCAAAACAGAGTTTTGTGCCCATTCGGGAATAAGACCAAGGCTCAATTACGGCGGGAACTAAATGCTGAGAAACTTAAGAATGAAATCCTGATGAAGCAACTTCAAGAAGCTGCTAAGTGCCTGAAAACTATTGCACCCAATATGGGTGCTATCAATCTCTCTACAAATTTTGGGGGATATAGATTGAGGCCGACAACAACCAGAACCTCTTCACGGGCAATTGGCAAAAAGGTTAACCGTAGTAATAGtacgacaaatttttgataattattcatGAGAGAAAAGTCAATGCAAGCTTAAAGCAGGCATGGCATCAAATGGTGCCTCGATATTGTGATATCCAAGTAACTTTAGTAAGTaagtgataataaaatgaatttttaacccAAGATAATTAGTATGCAGAGTTGAAATCATAATGTGCCACTAACTAAGGACGAATATATTGCTTGTCAGAATTAATCACTTCAATGTCAaggatttatttataataaaaataatttgaacagGTCAGActgtattttatattctataattttcaactttgcaCCTTGAACGTTCTCCTCTTGTTGTCGATGTTACCTCCAAGGTCTCAACAAAATACATCCAATTTGTTCAactttattctatacatgtatatcaagtaaaatggaataatttcgtgaaatatatatttctttatttttctcagcaGGCCGAGGTACAGAGTTAAACGAACATTGAATGAATTTATGTCTTTGGCAATGCTGCGTCCTTATATTCCTAACTCCTTTTAACTCGCGACATTTGACTCTGCATACGATGTTGCAACGTAATAAATATACTCAAAAAACAGTTTGTTGATTGAGTTACCCAGGAACGagagtattttcttttctaaattattttgtcaatttttttttataagtgcACTTTTCAGCATGCGTTGAATATCGTatcataaatatacatatatatatatagaaatatataaatattatatgaagTAAATAATACGTTAATGTAATTAGGAggcagaatattttttcccattttctaGTTAAGTTTGGAATGGTGAATGCGAAGTTTACGCTTTCTGCTTATTTATAATGTAAGTCAttttttcagagaaaagtaATCCAGTTAAATTGTCCAGTAACAGTTTTATCCCAGTTTTGAATTACCTGGGAAAAACGGAAATTTATACAACGTATCTAGACAATGAATTGTAGCTGTATACGTTTTTATAATTCTGAATCTGTCTGGTTGCAAGAATTAATATCATTACCCATGTTTTGACTAATAACGGTTCATTCCTTGCAGGGTTTTCATGCAGTTCTCATTTGAGCTTAAACAATAACTCATGAAATATTCATGGCAATTATGCAGCTAGAATACTTTCCCAGTTTCCCAGGTGCCTATGTCTATGTATTTATATCTACAGCACACAGAGCAGCTGCTGTACATCgttcatttatatttcaattgaactatataaaattcatctcgatgtttttttctctaatattgttattattaaaagTGAACAAAAATTCTCGTAGTTTTCAGTGAATTCATCAACTTGAAATGCATTTGTTAAGATTATGCGAAATTGTGTTCTAGTTATCAGATATAATGCatgacacttttttttcttgttaaatctgaaaatttgtctagataaaattaatttcaatattgcaaattttcagaaatcgaCAGTTATTTTCATAAGTCACGAAAGTATCAGTAAGCCTGTGACAAAGCGAATTAACCAGATTAaaagtttgttgtttttcagaaCACACTACACTAGTGCTATACCATTGTGACATCGTTTTTATATTGTAGTTACTTGTACCATTTTTTAGATAATTGTTAAGCAGTGTGACCAGAGGTACAGTATCGTTAGAACATTGGAATCATTTTTACTGTACCCAACAGATTGGTATATGTGATGAAAGGTTTCTCACATTAGTCTGTGATTTTACTTTAAATAGTAAAAACGAACTCGAAGTGTGTTTTacaatcgttattttttaattgtattttgCTCATATGAGCGCGCCCTGTTTTGTAAGCTATATACTAAATGCGTAACGTAGTTAGTATTTGTAgactatcattattatcattattactttaattatattataccgtgAATCGATGTATCTAGTgatagaattttataatttctagTGTTTACAATGTAAGTCGGAATAATAAGCGATTGTTGCATGTAATTTTAGCTTAATAATATGTTATAATTAACCATGTATGATAGATAATtaagataaaaagttacatttaataataataattgataaaaactaAGATAGTTGAATCTTACATCAGTAATAATTACATGCTAAAAATCAATTGACTGACAATTTACATACATTTAAGATTAATTTAGTGATATGTATTGTCCTaacataatttaaattttatttatcataatAATCATCTACACATGTTATAACACCTAAATACTTTTGACATCGCATCAATGTTTCTatgtaatttcaaaatatattgtaaGAAAAACCACTGTATGTACAGTTAGTTCATCAATGCCTTCCCCTTCCGGCTACCTTATTTTCAAAGTGCGAGTTCGATTTTACACAAAGTATGTGACATATGTGACAATGACTTccatttcacaatttttataaaatcgaaCTCGCATTTTGTTCCGGACCGAAAACAAGGCAGTTGGGAAGGGAAGacattagaagaaaaaaaatatgacacatggagttttttttctacttactGGTCcctgattttctattttatgaTAAAAGCGGAACTATAATCTATAGTATGTacagtaatattcattaataccTTAATCTTCCGGCTAACTTACTTTCGGTCGAAAATAAAATGCGAGTTCGAATTTGTACGAATTTTGTGACAATGATTGGTCTATACAGCTGACGTGAGAGCAAAGCTACTCCTTGGAGCAGAGCGATCATTGAAATATAGTTCTACATATATGTGAGTGAGAGAGATGAAACTCAAGCCTGTATGCTAGCAAAAAGTAGGCTCGTTTTTGGCGCAAATTTAATAGTACGACTTCTTCCACCCGCTACGTTTATGTTCTTCGATCGTTCGAAATATGTGAACCAGGCAGCTGCCAACACTCAATAAACTATGTATGTACCGCAAGGTCAGAGAGAGTGTCGTAAAACACGTCCGTGATCGTAGGCCAAGCATGCTCTCTCTAATGAGAGCTTTACTTTGGATATTTAGGACTCTACTCTTTGTAACAGAAGGTCGAATTGGTTTGGCGTAAGTGAACGGCGTAAGTCTATGATGATTAAAGAATAATTCAGGATCGTCCCGGAGTTCATAGATAAGGAAATTATAATCAGAAGTTGAAGACACGTTACTTAACTTCTTACTCtcgctgaaattaatttttgtatgtttgatgaaaatctgtaaaatttcgtAAACTCAAATACGTAAATAACATcaggtttgaaaaataaatttatatcggCGGGTGCGTGCGCGCATTATGTGCGCTGCACAACGCATGGGGTGCGTTACGATACTCGTgtagctctgtctctgtcctagggagttctTACTGCTgtcagctaatttcggaacgtaCCCATGGAAAACCGTGGCGCGTTGCCACGCGACAACGTGTAATGGAAACGTCGTTGGGAACACTACCCACGCCGTCAACTTCGCGAAAACTACAGCCGAAGTGATGTGAGAGCGAGATATATGTCGGTATACTCTGTTTCTCTCAATCTGCATTTGATTGGCTGAAAGGATACGCATCAGCCGTTCAGGTGTAGAGCGAGAGAGACGGAATGACTCGGCTTAtacctctttctctctcaccctCTCCCGCACCTTCTGTACACACGAAGCTACATCCAGTAGTATATGTTCTTAGGTGTAAAATTGCACCTCAAGAGAGTTATGAGAAAACATAAGTCTATGGAGAAAACCTAACAGGCAGCGAACGAGTTTCAACCATTAGCGACATCTGTTAATTTTTACATGAGAGGTCGGCCATCTGTGTCAACGTTTATGTGTAGTGTAGCAAGATTTCATAATGGCGACCGTCTCTACTCAAGAGAGCACGCATTCCCGCCGAGCAATCGAGTAATTTTGGtggttttttcgtaatttctaTGTGGTTAACGTCACGCATCTAACGATAATGATCATAGAGAACCCTGATCAGTTTAAGGCGTGGCTCACTGCTGTCCTGGAGCCGCTGTAAGTAGGCCAGCTTGTCTCATTGTAGAtttatgtgtgtgtgaatCTGATATCGTCAATGAGTGTACATGTGGTATACTACCGTACCTGTATGAGGGGTGATAATTACATGTGTTGTGTCCAGCGCTTCCATCTGACCCCCGAGACCCCCCAGTGCGACTGCAATTTTGCTTTTTAATAACCCTTTAAAATATCAAGAAACTTCTGTGATTGAGTATGGTATCGGTTACTCCAATCAAAATTGCACACTTCTCTCAtctcttatcaatttttcacacattaCTTCGCTGAGTTTACTTCTCACTTTGCAAAATTCCTACCAAAGTTTTCACTTGTACTAACTGTGTgcgaaattttatgaaattcaatCTATATCAATTTGGTACCTACTTTATGGTGCTATAATTGTGAAGAAGCCACAGTAGTGTACTTTTTGTTGAAACCttaattttatcgtttttcaCACCTAAGTATAAAATGGACATTTTGTCCAACCTTACGTTTGGCTAACCCAAGTTAGTTGTTTTATTGTTTCTGTGAAAAAGGTTGTGACACATAATCATTCAACCTGGCGATCCATATCATGATTAAGCTAAATAGATCACCTGTAAACCGTACCGTGAGGTgtgattttgatgaaaatttacagtaaCACTAATATTTCAATATCCTGCAATATATGTCCTCTATTATGACAAAATTTGATCCTTAATGGATATACGTGATAACACATTTTGGCATTTCAAAAGCATTAGTACAAAGTAGCATGGAACacgttgattttaattttttactcgtaAGAAAATCCACCTCTGTGACCAATATGACAATCGACGATATTGCAAATTAATGATGGTCGTATTAACAAACCTTTAAGCAATGAAAGATTTGGATAAAAGACATAATGTCAACTATAAAAATTAGAAGccatatatttacatatttttatcaacaccTATCTTAGGATAGAGATGATTATTTCATATTGTATTtcaaactgaaaatttgacgTTCTTATAATTGCATAGTGTATGAAAGTTAATGCTACTTCAGATAGACACAAGCATTTgggattttatgaaaattagaTGTATCGTTCAATGTATGTATGGTCTTTGTATAGATGCGATGCAGATCCTGCTGCCCTGGCGAAGTATGTCTATGCTCTAGTCAAGAAGGACAAAACGTTGGAAGAGTTGCGTGGTGGCATGGTTGAACAGCTGGATGTATTTTTACAACAAGGTATATttacattctttttttcccttttttgaGCTAATTTCATGGTTCATGTGTGTGATTcaatacaaattgaaaaaaaaaaatttctacctgCACTGAGTTAGTTTATTTAACAAAGATTTCCTTTATTACCGCAGCTATTTTACAACTCATGAAATTTAATATGCCCGGTGTGTTTTGCCccacagaaacaaaaaatttcgtcgaacTTTTATTCAAAACGTTGGAGACGCAAGAGTACGTATTACCTCCCCCAAAAGGAGCACCTGAGGGTGGTGGAACGCCACCTAGTATAAACCCACCACCCCCTGTTGAAAAGCAAGTTGAGATTATTATTCCCCCTCCTCCACCTGCTGGCAGCCCTCCTCAACCAGCCCAAGTGAATGGAGCTACACCTGCAATAGTGATTAAAAGAGAAACTAGAAAATCTGACTCTGAGAAAGATGtacaagagaaagagaagcgATCGCGAAGCAGGTATGGTTCACAGTTGTGcatttgtctttattttttattataagaaTATACTCGCACAACTTTTGTGATGAAACTATTACATTGCTTTACTTTTCTTCCGCAAAGAAGCGGCAGGATGAGATCAAGAACAAGATCGCGGTCACGTTCCTGGGAACGAGACCGAAGGAGATCTAGAAGCCGAGAACACATTCGCCGAGACAGAGAGCGTGACAGAAGCCGTCCGTGGAGAAACAAATCACCACCGCCTAACACAAGGAGACACGATAGAAGGTaaatacattatttatttatggaaATAATGGAAACATTCTTACTCATTTGTCaactaatgaaataataattcaatgtaATATCTTCAAAATACCAATTGTAGGCGCACAAGAAGCCGCAGTACATCACCATTGCGTTCCCGTATTCGCGATGGCCCTGATACTCGTGATCATAGAGCTCGTTTCCGAAACAGATCTCCTACACCTCTCAGATCTCGATCAAGATCACGGTCTACGGATCGTAAGAAAGTCGATAGatctgaaagaaatgaaactggGCGAGTAGAGAGAGGGGATGGAAGTCCTGGTGGTGGAACCCCGACACAAGACAGTAATCACGGAGATGTAGACATGAGACTTTCTACCACCAGTCAATCTATCCAAAGTGTTGTAGCTGTAGGTGCTAATCCACCAAATAGTCAGTCTGGTACTCTTCAACCCAAAAGACGGTGTAGAGATTTCGATGGTATGTTTAACCTTCTATGTTTTCTCAGGCAAACAATTCTTGATGCTTAATAACTCATAAATCCTAACAACGTTTATTCCAGAGAAGGGTTACTGCATGAGAGGAGATCTATGTCCGTATGATCATGGCACTGACCCGGTAGTGTTGGAGGACGTTGCTTTGAGTCGTGTATTAAATTTTGGGCCTCACGGACCTCAAGCCCCAGGCACGGTACCTGTTTCCTCTATACCTGAACCTCCTCCAGGACCAAATGGCAATGCTCCACCTCCTCACTTACCGCTTGCCAGTCTACCACCACCACACCTTCGAAATCAGCATCATTCAAATATGGGTAATTATTGAGTAGACTTATTATTGTCCTCTGCTCCCCACCCTAAAGACAGAAGCATGTTTGATAATATGGAAGACTTTATAGCATCCAGCAGGGTTATAACATCAAAGTTAAACTGTtatgaaaatgagttttggaaataaaatctaTGGACACCCCGATAACAAACGCGAGATACGTCAGAGGTTTTGTTATAAAGACATATGCAATAAATGAGTTATGATAGTTGCATTTGCAGAATATAATCCAGATGCTCCAAGTATGGAACCCCGCATGCCATGGGGTCGACATCCTCCACCGGGTCCAGGTATATATGGCCGTGGACAGCGTGAACTTATCAGTGTACCTGTCATACCGCATTCAAATCCGAGTGAGATGCCACATGCACCAAATAATCCATTAAAGCGTAAGCAGGCGTTTGACTTCAATCGTCTTGGGCCAAAACAACGAGTTGTACATAATCCAGCTAATTGTTCTCTTGAATTGAAGAAAGTTCCGCGCAGTTTGAATAACATAACTCAGTTGAATAATCATTTCTCGcgttttggaaaaattgttaatataCAAGTGAATTTTGGTGGTGACCCTGAGGCGGCATTAGTCACCTTCCAGATACCATCGGAGGCAAAAGCTGCCTATCGAAGTACAGAAGCCGTTTTGAACAATAGATTTATCAAGGTTTTTTGGCACAACAATGTTAACAATAATTCAACTAGTGGGGCCATTGAGAACGTACCTCCAGGTGAGAAAAACGGTAAATAGTTCTTCATTTACTATCATAGtatttttcgttcaaattatttttgtgatttgtttctcaaaatctcagtcattttttttttctttgacctCATTTCGTAAACTtggtgcgaaaaaaaaataatttgatccTATAAAAACAGTCTAGGTATAaccattttaaattattcttttttttaattggagCAGGTAGTCGTCCATCCGTCAAAGAAAGGCTAGGCGCTACAATTAACCAACCGATAAAAactgaagaaaatgaatatgTTCCCACTCGTCGCTCAACAGAAGAGCCAGTGACCCCAACTGTGATACCTGTGTCACCAAAAGCACCTCCCATACCGTCTAGAGAAGACAAGGTATTGgctataaaaaaatctcaagaaATGTTAGCTGCCAaggaaacgttaaaaaaaaaacaggaggAAAAACGGAAGGAAGCTATAAAACTGACTGCAGATCTGCGCAAGAGGAAGCAGGAATTACTTGATAAACAACTTGTTGAAATTCGATCTCTAATAGAACGTGCTGAGAAGAATCCAGATCAAAAAGACGCAATTATGATAACAATTAAAACTATGCAGCAATCTATTGACAGCTTGCGGAAAGATCTAGCCACCAATGGTCAAGTGGGAGCGAACAAGTCTCAAGTTAAAACTAGGGAACAAActcaaaaagaaatattagaCGCTGAATTAGATCTAATGACTGCTCAACAAGAGGGTCAGGATCCAGGTGAATTACAAAAGAGATTAAATGAGTTGAAAGCACAGGCAGCAGCGTTAGGGTTAAATGCAGGACTTGGTGTAGGAAGAGGCGCTAGGCCAGCAAAGGTGACGCGAGGAAGTCACGTGTTATCTTATCGAGGGAGAGGACGAGGTAGTTTTGCTCATGTTTCTGTTGACCATCGACCAACAAGCCTTCTCATTTCTGGATACGAGAGTGAGGAAAAGGAGGAAGTTTTAGCACATTTTCAAGTGAGTGAAATCTGATCTGCATGAAAGGCAAAACTATCGTTCTAAGATCAATTTAATATTTGTTGGATGGTCTTTGGTTTTTATGAAATTGAAGCACGATTTGTAGCTTATGTAGTCCGAATGacgtaaaataaatgtatttatCATCTTGTTTCAGCAATATGGTGAAATAGTTAATCAAATGGTGGATGATGCTACTCCTTCCATTgtcatcaatttcaaatcaagaAAAGAGGCAGAGGTAGCACTGGTAAAGGGACGCACGTTTCAGGACAGATTATTGTCTGTGACCTGGGTAACCGGACACCATCTACATCGCGGAGGTGGAGGAAATGCCAATAGCAATATACCCCAACCAGCTCGTTCGGAACAAGCCCCAGCAACAGCGGATGAGGAGCTTGAATTAGAAGTGCGTACTTTGTCGAATCTGAACATTTCTGATGATAACGTAAGGCTATTGTCAAgttttagttaaatttttctacaatctGAATCAATGCTTTTGAAACTTGAGTAAGGATTCGGGTTTTAGGGAGCTGCAGAAGCTTTACTTCTAGAGGAAaatgaagaggaggaggacgaggatgGAGAGCCTCGCAGTTGGAGGCGATAGCAGCGTCGATGTCCTCTGTGACGCGATGTCCATACTAGCTATAGTCACAGTGGAGCTATATGGAGGAATCAGTGTCGTTTACCACTCGCGCGATCCCTGCACTGAGAATTTTGATGTAATCGATGACTTGGTTTTGGATGAACAAAATATCAGGCTCCAGACATTATTGAGTGTTATACTATTTGTTATATTAAATATGCTGTGTGCACCATTACAGTACTAATGATGACTGTATCGCAGGCGTACCCAAATAGACTACCACTACAcgagttttgagaaaaaaactaaccaAATTATCCCATTATTTGTAGAATAAAATCGCTATGTTTTGTATGGGAAACTCTAAATGGTGTtataatttcatataatttcttCGCTTTAACCTCCCCATTAATAACTATGGGGCTTTGAGTTGTGATCAAGAGGACAAGTCACTGCGTACTTAGATCTTTCATCTGTGCTCATCGTCATAAAGTTATCAATTAGAGctttaataatatttgttcA
The genomic region above belongs to Diprion similis isolate iyDipSimi1 chromosome 8, iyDipSimi1.1, whole genome shotgun sequence and contains:
- the LOC124410023 gene encoding RNA-binding protein 26 isoform X3, which translates into the protein MIIENPDQFKAWLTAVLEPLCDADPAALAKYVYALVKKDKTLEELRGGMVEQLDVFLQQETKNFVELLFKTLETQEYVLPPPKGAPEGGGTPPSINPPPPVEKQVEIIIPPPPPAGSPPQPAQVNGATPAIVIKRETRKSDSEKDVQEKEKRSRSRSGRMRSRTRSRSRSWERDRRRSRSREHIRRDRERDRSRPWRNKSPPPNTRRHDRRRTRSRSTSPLRSRIRDGPDTRDHRARFRNRSPTPLRSRSRSRSTDRKKVDRSERNETGRVERGDGSPGGGTPTQDSNHGDVDMRLSTTSQSIQSVVAVGANPPNSQSGTLQPKRRCRDFDEKGYCMRGDLCPYDHGTDPVVLEDVALSRVLNFGPHGPQAPGTVPVSSIPEPPPGPNGNAPPPHLPLASLPPPHLRNQHHSNMVAFAEYNPDAPSMEPRMPWGRHPPPGPGIYGRGQRELISVPVIPHSNPSEMPHAPNNPLKRKQAFDFNRLGPKQRVVHNPANCSLELKKVPRSLNNITQLNNHFSRFGKIVNIQVNFGGDPEAALVTFQIPSEAKAAYRSTEAVLNNRFIKVFWHNNVNNNSTSGAIENVPPGSRPSVKERLGATINQPIKTEENEYVPTRRSTEEPVTPTVIPVSPKAPPIPSREDKVLAIKKSQEMLAAKETLKKKQEEKRKEAIKLTADLRKRKQELLDKQLVEIRSLIERAEKNPDQKDAIMITIKTMQQSIDSLRKDLATNGQVGANKSQVKTREQTQKEILDAELDLMTAQQEGQDPGELQKRLNELKAQAAALGLNAGLGVGRGARPAKVTRGSHVLSYRGRGRGSFAHVSVDHRPTSLLISGYESEEKEEVLAHFQQYGEIVNQMVDDATPSIVINFKSRKEAEVALVKGRTFQDRLLSVTWVTGHHLHRGGGGNANSNIPQPARSEQAPATADEELELEVRTLSNLNISDDNGAAEALLLEENEEEEDEDGEPRSWRR
- the LOC124410023 gene encoding RNA-binding protein 26 isoform X1; translation: MIIENPDQFKAWLTAVLEPLCDADPAALAKYVYALVKKDKTLEELRGGMVEQLDVFLQQETKNFVELLFKTLETQEYVLPPPKGAPEGGGTPPSINPPPPVEKQVEIIIPPPPPAGSPPQPAQVNGATPAIVIKRETRKSDSEKDVQEKEKRSRSRSGRMRSRTRSRSRSWERDRRRSRSREHIRRDRERDRSRPWRNKSPPPNTRRHDRRRTRSRSTSPLRSRIRDGPDTRDHRARFRNRSPTPLRSRSRSRSTDRKKVDRSERNETGRVERGDGSPGGGTPTQDSNHGDVDMRLSTTSQSIQSVVAVGANPPNSQSGTLQPKRRCRDFDEKGYCMRGDLCPYDHGTDPVVLEDVALSRVLNFGPHGPQAPGTVPVSSIPEPPPGPNGNAPPPHLPLASLPPPHLRNQHHSNMVAFAEYNPDAPSMEPRMPWGRHPPPGPGIYGRGQRELISVPVIPHSNPSEMPHAPNNPLKRKQAFDFNRLGPKQRVVHNPANCSLELKKVPRSLNNITQLNNHFSRFGKIVNIQVNFGGDPEAALVTFQIPSEAKAAYRSTEAVLNNRFIKVFWHNNVNNNSTSGAIENVPPGEKNGSRPSVKERLGATINQPIKTEENEYVPTRRSTEEPVTPTVIPVSPKAPPIPSREDKVLAIKKSQEMLAAKETLKKKQEEKRKEAIKLTADLRKRKQELLDKQLVEIRSLIERAEKNPDQKDAIMITIKTMQQSIDSLRKDLATNGQVGANKSQVKTREQTQKEILDAELDLMTAQQEGQDPGELQKRLNELKAQAAALGLNAGLGVGRGARPAKVTRGSHVLSYRGRGRGSFAHVSVDHRPTSLLISGYESEEKEEVLAHFQQYGEIVNQMVDDATPSIVINFKSRKEAEVALVKGRTFQDRLLSVTWVTGHHLHRGGGGNANSNIPQPARSEQAPATADEELELEVRTLSNLNISDDNGAAEALLLEENEEEEDEDGEPRSWRR
- the LOC124410023 gene encoding RNA-binding protein 26 isoform X2 encodes the protein MIIENPDQFKAWLTAVLEPLCDADPAALAKYVYALVKKDKTLEELRGGMVEQLDVFLQQETKNFVELLFKTLETQEYVLPPPKGAPEGGGTPPSINPPPPVEKQVEIIIPPPPPAGSPPQPAQVNGATPAIVIKRETRKSDSEKDVQEKEKRSRSSGRMRSRTRSRSRSWERDRRRSRSREHIRRDRERDRSRPWRNKSPPPNTRRHDRRRTRSRSTSPLRSRIRDGPDTRDHRARFRNRSPTPLRSRSRSRSTDRKKVDRSERNETGRVERGDGSPGGGTPTQDSNHGDVDMRLSTTSQSIQSVVAVGANPPNSQSGTLQPKRRCRDFDEKGYCMRGDLCPYDHGTDPVVLEDVALSRVLNFGPHGPQAPGTVPVSSIPEPPPGPNGNAPPPHLPLASLPPPHLRNQHHSNMVAFAEYNPDAPSMEPRMPWGRHPPPGPGIYGRGQRELISVPVIPHSNPSEMPHAPNNPLKRKQAFDFNRLGPKQRVVHNPANCSLELKKVPRSLNNITQLNNHFSRFGKIVNIQVNFGGDPEAALVTFQIPSEAKAAYRSTEAVLNNRFIKVFWHNNVNNNSTSGAIENVPPGEKNGSRPSVKERLGATINQPIKTEENEYVPTRRSTEEPVTPTVIPVSPKAPPIPSREDKVLAIKKSQEMLAAKETLKKKQEEKRKEAIKLTADLRKRKQELLDKQLVEIRSLIERAEKNPDQKDAIMITIKTMQQSIDSLRKDLATNGQVGANKSQVKTREQTQKEILDAELDLMTAQQEGQDPGELQKRLNELKAQAAALGLNAGLGVGRGARPAKVTRGSHVLSYRGRGRGSFAHVSVDHRPTSLLISGYESEEKEEVLAHFQQYGEIVNQMVDDATPSIVINFKSRKEAEVALVKGRTFQDRLLSVTWVTGHHLHRGGGGNANSNIPQPARSEQAPATADEELELEVRTLSNLNISDDNGAAEALLLEENEEEEDEDGEPRSWRR